In Anser cygnoides isolate HZ-2024a breed goose chromosome 31, Taihu_goose_T2T_genome, whole genome shotgun sequence, the following are encoded in one genomic region:
- the LOC136787893 gene encoding adhesion G-protein coupled receptor V1-like, whose protein sequence is MQDVRLYERKLTRAEIYELHATPAKSDVHPVSGYLEYWQGETNKSFIVSAKDDKEEEGEELFILKLISVRGGARISQENTTARLRIQKSDNANGLFGFTGACIPETADEGSTISCVVERTRGALDYVYIKYIISQVDSTGINYSVTDFSNSSGTITFVPWQRSEVLNLHVIDDDIPELNEYFRVTLVSAVSGDGKLGSTPTSGASIDPEKETTDISIKASDHPYGLLQFSVGPPPQPGDKMILPASSVPHITIKEEAGHVRLLVVRAQGLLGTVLVEYRTVPVTAFSPKDYQAVVGTLEFQPGERYKYITVNITDNTIPELEKTFKVELLNPEGGVAELFRNDGSGSGDGNMDFFLPTVHQHASLGIASHIVVTIEASDDAHGVFEFSTESLSVNGTEPEDGDSNIMLQVVRTHGALSEVTLYWVIVCDLTEDLVSAYGNVTFDVGQVRANITIQVSPDNVPELDQVFSVLIINVSGGRLGNHTNATLTVLANDDPYGLFIFSERNRPIKVEEETKNISLTIVRLGGLLGTVVVTYRTLGDDEKSPFLPPDVVRAIQGEDYIPITGYVIFAANESEATISLPILDDYDPERSESVFVELNNTVLIDKVQDRPIVNSPRLGSVGETIAHVIINANDDAFGTLQLSASAVRVAENYVGPIINVTRTGGIFADVSVKFKAMPITATAGEDYSVASSDVVLLEGETSKAVPIYIINDINPEVEESFYVQLLNQTTGGALLGSLTRAVITIEASDDPFGSFVFQMTEFTVEEPESGSVPINLPVIRNAGTLGNVTVEWVATIGGHPADEDLQVASGNITFAPGEAFQMLLLEILADDVPEIEEIVRVELTQASNGGAIGLDGVASIIIPANDNPYGTVFFHQSLYRVQEPLERNLLANITVRRSEGRFGQLQIFYSTSETDVVALAVEQGQDILAYYEPPVQGIPDKPSKTRVNVSAASDPVYSCAAQCLKEQACSAFTFSSASGIPLCLWLTSDISPLTNNTSGFRT, encoded by the exons ATGCAGGATGTAAGGCTTTATGAGCGTAAGTTGACACGAGCAGAGATCTATGAACTTCATGCAACTCCTGCAAAAAGTGATGTCCACCCTGTCTCTGGGTATTTGGAGTATTGGCAAGGAGAGACCAATAAATCATTCATCGTGTCTGCAAAGGATgacaaagaggaagaaggagaagaattaTTCATACTAAAGCTCATTTCTGTGCGTGGTGGAGCTCGAATTTCACaagaaaacaccacagcaagattaagaatacagaaaagtgaTAATGCTAATGGTTTATTTGGCTTCACTGGAGCATGTATCCCTGAG ACTGCTGATGAAGGTTCCACTATATCCTGTGTTGTGGAGCGTACAAGGGGAGCCCTAGACTATGTGTATATAAAGTACATTATCTCACAGGTTGATTCCACTGGCATTAATTACTCTGTTACCGATTTTTCTAATAGCAGTGGCACTATCACATTCGTTCCTTGGCAGAGATCAGAG GTGTTAAATTTGCATGTTATTGATGATGACATTCCGGAGTTAAATGAATATTTCCGTGTGACATTAGTCTCTGCAGTGTCTGGAGATGGGAAACTAGGTTCAACTCCTACCAGTGGAGCAAGTATAGATCCAGAAAAGGAAACTACTGATATCAGCATCAAAGCCAGTGACCACCCATACG GTCTGCTCCAGTTCTCTGTGGGGCCACCTCCTCAGCCAGGTGATAAAATGATTCTTCCAGCCTCTTCTGTGCCCCATATTACTATTAAAGAAGAAGCTGGACACGTCAGATTACTGGTAGTTCGTGCACAAGGCCTTCTTGGAACAGTTCTGGTGGAATACAGAACAGTGCCAGTCACAGCTTTCAGTCCCAAAGATTATCAG GCTGTTGTGGGTACACTGGAATTTCAGCCAGGAGAAAGATACAAGTACATTACTGTTAACATCACTGATAATACTATTCCTGAATTAGAAAAAACGTTTAAAGTGGAGCTGTTGAACCCAGAGGGAGGAG TTGCTGAGCTCTTTAGAAATGATGGCAGTGGTAGTGGTGATGGGAACATGGATTTCTTCCTTCCAACTGTCCATCAGCATG CCAGCTTGGGAATTGCATCCCACATCGTTGTGACTATTGAGGCTTCTGATGATGCTCATGGCGTCTTTGAGTTCAGTACTGAGTCACTCTCGGTAAATGGAACTGAGCCTGAAGATGGAGATAGCAATATTATGTTGCAG GTTGTGAGAACTCATGGGGCCCTGTCTGAGGTGACTCTGTATTGGGTCATAGTCTGTGATCTTACAGAAGACCTGGTCTCTGCATATGGGAATGTAACATTTGATGTTGGCCAAGTGAGAGCAAATATTACCATACAAGTTTCTCCTGACAACGTGCCTGAACTGGATcaggtgttttcagttttgatcaTCAATGTGTCCGGTGGTCGTCTTGGAAATCACACTAATGCAACATTAACAGTTTTAGCTAATGATGATCCATATGGACTGTTCATCTTTTCTGAGAGAAACAGACCAATAAAAGttgaggaagaaacaaaaaatatctcccTGACAATAGTAAGGCTTGGTGGTCTTCTTGGTACAGTAGTGGTTACATACAGAACTTTAGGTGATGATGAAAAGTCACCCTTTCTTCCACCTGATGTTGTTAGAGCAATACAAGGAGAAGATTATATACCCATTACTGGTTATGTGATCTTCGCAGCCAATGAAAGCGAAGCCACAATATCTTTGCCTATTTTGGATGATTATGATCCTGAGAGGTCAGAATCTGTTTTTGTGGAGCTAAACAATACTGTTTTGATCGACAAAGTACAGGATCGGCCAA ttgtAAATTCTCCTCGTCTTGGATCAGTGGGTGAGACTATAGCTCATGTAATTATCAATGCCAATGATGATGCTTTTGGAACACTTCAGCTTTCAGCTTCAGCTGTGCGAGTTGCTGAAAATTATGTTGGACCAATCATTAACGTGACCAGAACTGGGGGAatttttgcagatgtttctgtgaaattcaAAGCTATGCCAATAACTGCAACAGCTG GTGAGGACTACAGTGTAGCCTCATCAGATGTTGTCTTACTAGAAGGAGAAACAAGTAAAGCTGTGCCAATTTATATAATTAATGATATCAATCCTGAAGTTGAGGAGTCCTTTTATGTTCAGCTGCTGAATCAAACGACAGGAGGAGCCTTGCTTGGATCTTTGACGAGGGCAGTCATAACCATTGAGGCTTCTGATGACCCGTTTGGATCCTTTG TGTTCCAGATGACCGAATTTACTGTGGAGGAGCCTGAATCTGGATCAGTACCCATAAATCTGCCAGTAATCCGCAATGCTGGGACACTTGGTAACGTTACTGTTGAGTGGGTTGCTACCATTGGTGGACACCCTGCTGATGAGGACTTGCAGGTTGCCTCAGGCAATATTACTTTTGCCCCTGGGGAAGCCTTTCAGATGCTACTATTGGAAATCCTGGCTGATGATGTTCCAGAAATAGAAGAA aTTGTCCGTGTAGAATTAACTCAGGCCTCCAATGGTGGTGCTATTGGGTTAGATGGCGTGGCAAGTATTATAATACCTGCCAATGATAATCCTTATggcacagttttctttcatcaaTCCTTATATCGAGTTCAGGAGCCACTAGAAAGAAATTTGCTGGCAAACATAACAGTCAGGCGAAG TGAGGGAAGATTTGGTCAGCTGCAGATTTTCTACAGCACTTCTGAGACTGACGTTGTAGCTCTTGCTGTGGAGCAAGGTCAGGATATCCTGGCCTACTACGAGCCTCCTGTACAAGGAATTCCTGACAAACCATCCAAGACCAGAGTGAATGTGTCAGCAGCAAGTGACCCTGTGTATTCCTGTGCAGCTCAGTGCCTAAAAGAACAAGCATGTTCAGCCTTTAcattttccagtgcctcagGGATTCCTCTCTGCCTTTGGCTGACGTCAGATATCAGCCCATTAACTAACAACACTTCAGGGTTCCGGACCTGA